The following DNA comes from Kitasatospora sp. NBC_01287.
GCTCTCCCTGCGCGAGGCCGTGCGCGAGGCCCTGCTCAAGGCCCTGCTCAAGGCCCTGTGCGAGGCCCCGCGCGGCGGGCTGGTCGCCCCAGGCGCCGAGGTGGGTCATCCGCTCGGCGACCCGGTCGGCGGTCGGCCGCTCCAGGGAGTCGATGATCTGACCATCCGTCAGGAACAGCACGCGATCGGCGTGCGAGGCGGCCACCGGGTCGTGGGTGACCATGACGATGGTCTGCCCGGCCCACTGGACGGACTCGCGCAACAACGTCAGCACCTCGCGGGCCGTGCGGGTGTCCAGCGCGCCGGTCGGCTCGTCGCCGAAGAGCACGGCGGGCTTGGTCACCAGCGCCCGGGCGACGGCCACGCGCTGCTGCTGGCCGCCGGAGAGCTCCGCCGGTCGGGCCTTGCGCCGGGCCCCCAGGCCGACCCGTTCGATGATCTCGTCGACCTCGGCGGACCTGGGCCGGATCCCCGCCAGGCGCAGCGGCAGGGTGACGTTCTCCAGCACGTTCAGCGCGGGCAGCAGGTTGAAGGCCTGGAAGACGAAGCCGACGCGCCGGCGGCGCAGCTTGGTCAACTCCCGCTCGTTGAGGCCGGACAGCTCCGTGCCGTCGAGCATGACCGAGCCGGAGGTCGGCCGGTCGAGGCCCGCGGCGCACTGCAGGAAGGTGCTCTTGCCCGACCCGGAGGGCCCCATCACCGCGGTGAAGCTGCCGCGCCGCAGGCCGATGGTGACCCCGTCGAGCGCGGCCACCCTGTTCTTGGCGTTGCCGTAGGTCTTGGAGATGTCCTGGAGTCGGACGACTTCGTCCGGGTGCCTGACTGCCGTGCTGTTCACGTGCTTTCTCCCCCTTGGAAATGGCTGTGGGCATGGCTGCGGGCATGGCTGTTGGGCATGGCTGACCAGCGGCCGTGGCCGTGGGCGCAGCGCATTGGTGATCGAATGCGGATGACGGCCCGTCAGAAATGCAGCGGGCCTGGCTCGCTGAGCATCCGCTTCGCCTCGGCGAGCGGGTCGGTGGGCGGGCGCAGCACCGCGTGCGCGACCGTCAGGTGCAGGCGGGCGGCGGCGACCACCAGGCGGCTGCCGAGCACCGCCGCCAGGGCGAGGCAGCCGGCTGCCATGAGCAGTGCGGAGGGGAGGTCGTCACCCCAGATCCGCAGCACGACGCTGTGCCCCGCGGCGCCGTCGGCCCAGGCCAGCAGCGGCAGCACGGTGCCGGCGAGCGGTGCCACCCACAGGGCCAGGGCGAGCACGTCGAGCGCGAGCAGCGGCGGGAAGAGCAGTACGAGGTAGGCGCAGTCGCGCACGGTGGCGGGATCGGTGCAGCGGGTCCTGATCCGGGCGGTCAGGCCGGGCTCGGTGACCGCCCGGTACTCGTACGGGATCGGTTCGGCGATCAGGGCGGCGCGGCCGCGTTCGACCTGCGCGCAGCCCCGCAGGATCCACGGGAGGCCGGCGAGCAGGGGCAGTGCCACGGTGAACTGGCCCAGCACGGCGCCCGCCACCACCGTGACGACGGCCACGGCGAACAGGGCCGGGCCCGTCACCAGGTAGCAGGCCAGGTAGGCGGCCGCCTGCCAGGGGGCGGCCGAGAAGAGCATCCGGAACGGGTTGGCGCTGGTCCGCAGGCGGACTGCTCGCAAGGTGCTCATTCCACACTTCGCAACAGGAGTTCGACCGACGCGAGCCGTTCGGTCAGCTCGGTCAGGGTGGCCTGTTGGGCCTCCTGGGCGGCGACCGCCTGCTCGGCCAGCTTGCGGTAGCCGGCCAGCGCCACGGCGTCCGCGCGGTGCCGCTGCAGCCTGAAGTGCGAGACCACGCTCGTCGTGATGCCGCCGATGACGATCGTGACGATAGCGATGGCGACGATGGCGCCGGTCATGTCCGCTTCCCCTTAAGGTCGTTCGATTCTTGCTCGGCCTCCGGTCCGCCCGGGTCGGCCAGTTGATCCTCCTGGACGGCGGCCAGGATCGTCTCCAGATTGATCCGCAGCTCGAACGGGACCAGCTCGAAGTACTTCAAGGCCTTGCCATCATCCGAGAGTTCGAGCCGGCCGACCACCAGACCGGCTGCCTCCAGCCGCTCCAGGTGCATGTAGAGCAGTGGGCGGGAGATGCCCAGTCGACGGGCCAGCTCACTGACGTACATCCGTCCGTCGGCGAGCTCGACGACCACCCGCAGGCGCTGTGCGTGACCCACTGCGGCGAGAAACGCCAGCAGTTCCTCGCTGTTGATGGCCCACCCTCCTCGCGATCTTCGAGGCCTGCAAGCCTTCAGCCTGTCGACCCTGTAAGTCAGAACTTACACATGACTGGAATGGCGGTCAACCATGGTCGGCCGGCGGATGGGGCGCCGTGGCGTGCCCTGATCCGCAGGCGGTGTCCAGGGCCGGATGGTCAAGATTTAGTAAATACGGCAAGCGTTCCATCGGATCGGGTCTAAGCTGGTCGAGGTTTAGCAGGCACCTCGTTCGGTGAGGCGTCTTCACGGACACAGGCCACTGATCCCAACCGTCGAGAGACGCTCCGGATCAGGACAGATCTTCCCGACCTAAGGGTTGATCCCAAGTGGCTTCCGGCTCGGGTGAGTTGGATTACGCCGTGAAGTGCCAAAGCTCTGACGAGTTGGGGTGAGCCGTCCCTCGGGGGCGGCGAGCTCCTTGCCGTGTCGCAGTGCGCAGCGGGTGTCGCGCGCACCGGCCGGGAGGAGGCGAGAGAGATGGACTGCAGTAGTCCGGGCCATAGTTGCCCCTACCCCCGCCTGTCCTCGTACGACTCGTACTTCTTCGGCTCGCGGTAACCACCTTCGCTACGCGCTCCCGCCGATCGGCCCCGCGGCTCGCCGCGCCGTCCGACGCGCGATCCGCCATGCCCTGATCCGCTCCGGTCGGCCTCGTGCCACCCGGGCAACTCGGCGCCCCGTAGCGGGGATCGCTGCCGCGCGCCTCCGAACTCCCCCTGACTGCGTGGGGGCTGAGGGAGGTTCACCATGACCACCAACGTGACGCTCGACTCGAAGGTTCCCGCTCCGCGTGCCGCGGTGCTGGACGACGCCCACCTGGGCGACATCAAGGGTGCGCTGGGCACGATCCGGCTGGACGACACCGCCGAGCGCAAGGGCCTGTCGGCCAAGCTGAAGACGCTGCTGGCGATCGTCGGCCCCGGCCTGATCGTGATGGTCGGAGACAACGACGCCGGCGCGTTCTCGACCTACGGCAACGCCGGGCAGAACTACGGCACCCACCTGCTGTGGACGCTGCTGCTGCTGGTCCCGGTGCTGTACGTGAACCAGGAGATGGTGCTGCGCCTGGGCGCGGTCACCGGGGTCGGGCACGCCCGGCTGATCCTGGAGCGCTTCGGCAGGTTCTGGGGCGCGTTCAGCGTGATCGACCTGTTCCTGCTGAACGCGCTGACCCTGGTGACGGAGTTCATCGGGATCACGCTGGCGGCCGGCTACCTGGGGCTGCCCAAGGTGCTGTCGGTGGTGCTGGCGGCGGGGATCATCATCGCGTCGGCGTTCACCGGTTCGTTCCGGCGCTTCGAGCGGATCGCGGTGGCGCTCTGCGCCGGCTCGCTGCTGCTGGTGCCGATCTACTTCATGGTCCACCCGAAGACCTCGCAGCTGGCGCATGACTTCGTCGTGCCCGACATGCCCGGCGGGACCGGCCAGTTGGCGACCGTGATGCTGCTGATCATCTCGATCGTCGGCACCACTGTGGCGCCGTGGCAGCTCTTCTTCCAGCAGTCGTACGTGATCGACAAGCGGATCACGCCGCGGTTCATGAAGTACGAGAAGGTCGACCTGTGGATCGGCATCGTGATCGTGGTCGTGGGCGCGGCGGCGATGATGGGCTTCACGGCGGCGGCGTTCGCCGGGACGGACGGCGTCGGCCAGTTCTCGGACGCGGGCGCGGTGGCCAAGGGCCTGGCGGACCACTCGGGCAAGCTGGTCGGCGTGCTGTTCGCGATCGCGCTGCTGGACGCCTCGATCATCGGCGCCTTCGCGGTCTCGCTCTCCACGGCCTACGCGATCGGTGACGTCTTCGGCCTCAAGCACTCGCTGCACCGCGGGGTCGAGGGTGCGAAGGGCTTCTACGCCGTCTACGCGGGCGTGGTCTGCGCGGCGGCGGCGATCGTGCTGGTTGCCAGCGACCACACGCTGGGCCTGCTGACCCAGGGCGTGCAGGTGCTGGCCGGGGTGCTGCTGCCCTCCGCCTCGGTCTTCCTGCTGCTGCTCTGCAACGACCGCCAGGTGCTCGGCCCGTGGACCAACGGGCCCAGGACGAACGCCTTCACCTCGGCGGTGGTCGGGGTGCTGGTGACCCTCTCGGTGGTCCTGACCGCCTCGGTGCTCTTCCCGGACATCTCCTCCGGCGCGATCCTGGACATCATGGCCGGCTGCGGCGTGGTCGGGGTGCTGGCGGCCGGCTTCGCCTTCACCCGGCGGCGCACCGCGACCAAGGAGGACCCCATCGACCGCACGGGAAGGGACACTTGGCGGATGCCCCCGCTGGAGACCCTGGCCCGCCCGGTGATGTCCAGTGGCCGCAAGATCGGCATGGGCGCGCTCCGCACCTACCTGCTGATCTCGATGGTGCTGGTCGTCATCAAGCTCGTCCGGACGGCGCTCGGGCACTGAGCCTTCGGTGAGTTGACGTCCCGTCAGAGTCGGTCGGGGGCGTGCCTGTGCACGCCCTGCCCAGGGCGGCGCTGCCTCCTCACGGCCGCGGGCGCTCCCTCATGGTGGCGCGGATACCGGCGATCAAGGTGGCGGTGTGGCCGCGGTCGCGGCACTTGGGGCAGAACCCGTCCTCCCGGAGGGAACCGGGCGGGCCGGCGGCGTGGCAGGTGCGGCAGGTGGCCCGGTGGGGTTGCTGATGCGTGGCCGTCAGCGGCGGCTCGGGGACGGGCGCTCGGACGGGTGCTCGGACGGGCGCGGGGGCGGGCTCGGGCGGCACCCGGTCGAGCAGGCGCCGCCGGGCGAAGGCGCCGGGGCACTGCACACTCGCGGGCAGCCCGTTGGTGAGCGCGAAGCGGAACTGCTCCACCGTCACCCCGCGTGCGAACCACTCGGCGGCGAGCGCCTCCAGTTCCTCGCACTCGCGCGCGGAGAGCATCATCCGCCGGTCGGCGGCCGCGAGCGAGGCCAGCGCGCGGTACGAGAAGGAGCGCGCCGGGGGCGCGGGGGAGGGGTCCGCACTCCCGCCCGTGCGGCGGTCGGTCAGGAACCGCTCCCACCAGGAGGCGGCCCGGGCCGTGCGCGAGAAGTAGGTGCGGGAGACCCAGCGGGTGACGCCCTCACCGACGGTCTCCCGGATGCGCAGCAGGTGCCCCAGTCGGGCGAGGTGGCGCAGCGCACTGCGGACGGCCTGCTGCCCGAACCGGGGCTGGGCGGCCGCGAGCGTCTTGGCGTCGACGGCCGCGCCGTCGGGCAGGCGGTCGAGGAAGGCGGCGAGGTACGCCTCGCGCTCGGGCAGGTGCGCGAAGGTGCGCGATTCGAGGGGGTGTTGCGACGGCGCGGACCGCTTGCCGTAGCCGGGCGCGGCAGTAGGGTGGGTGGTAGCCACTGGATCGACTGACTCGATTCGTGTCGGTCAGACCCCTGCATGGTGTTGGTAGCACCGGCGGGGGTCGTTTCTTTGCCTTTGCGCGAACCGTACACCGCAGTCGCGGGGTGGTGGCAAGTCGTGACGATAAGTCATATTCAATGGTCGGCGCGCACCTTGGGGGGTGGGTGGGAGTAGGCCGCCCACCGTTCCTCAGAAGGAGAGCTCGGGTGCCGAAGCCCGAAGCTCGGGTGTCTCAGCGAAGGGGCTGCTGGGCCGCGAAGGTGACGAATCCGGCCCACGCGGCGGGGGAGAAGGCGAGCTGCGGGCCGGCCTTGTCCTTGGAGTCGCGGATGCGGACGATCTCGGGGGAGCGGGCGGCCTCGATGCAGTTGCCGCCGTCGCTGTCGCTGTAGCTGGACTTGAACCACGCGAGTTCGGCGCTCATAGCTCCTCCATCAACCCTTCGATGAACCGGGCAGACTCCCCAACCCCGAGGGCCTGCATCCGGATCATGCCATGGCGCTGTTCGAGAGTGCTCACCGTCTGTGCGTCGCTGTACAGGGCGCCGGTCGCCTGGCCCTCCACATAGGCGTAGCGCTGGTGATCGC
Coding sequences within:
- a CDS encoding ABC transporter ATP-binding protein; its protein translation is MNSTAVRHPDEVVRLQDISKTYGNAKNRVAALDGVTIGLRRGSFTAVMGPSGSGKSTFLQCAAGLDRPTSGSVMLDGTELSGLNERELTKLRRRRVGFVFQAFNLLPALNVLENVTLPLRLAGIRPRSAEVDEIIERVGLGARRKARPAELSGGQQQRVAVARALVTKPAVLFGDEPTGALDTRTAREVLTLLRESVQWAGQTIVMVTHDPVAASHADRVLFLTDGQIIDSLERPTADRVAERMTHLGAWGDQPAARGLAQGLEQGLEQGLAHGLAQGEQR
- a CDS encoding sensor domain-containing protein is translated as MSTLRAVRLRTSANPFRMLFSAAPWQAAAYLACYLVTGPALFAVAVVTVVAGAVLGQFTVALPLLAGLPWILRGCAQVERGRAALIAEPIPYEYRAVTEPGLTARIRTRCTDPATVRDCAYLVLLFPPLLALDVLALALWVAPLAGTVLPLLAWADGAAGHSVVLRIWGDDLPSALLMAAGCLALAAVLGSRLVVAAARLHLTVAHAVLRPPTDPLAEAKRMLSEPGPLHF
- a CDS encoding winged helix-turn-helix domain-containing protein, yielding MNSEELLAFLAAVGHAQRLRVVVELADGRMYVSELARRLGISRPLLYMHLERLEAAGLVVGRLELSDDGKALKYFELVPFELRINLETILAAVQEDQLADPGGPEAEQESNDLKGKRT
- a CDS encoding NRAMP family divalent metal transporter; its protein translation is MTTNVTLDSKVPAPRAAVLDDAHLGDIKGALGTIRLDDTAERKGLSAKLKTLLAIVGPGLIVMVGDNDAGAFSTYGNAGQNYGTHLLWTLLLLVPVLYVNQEMVLRLGAVTGVGHARLILERFGRFWGAFSVIDLFLLNALTLVTEFIGITLAAGYLGLPKVLSVVLAAGIIIASAFTGSFRRFERIAVALCAGSLLLVPIYFMVHPKTSQLAHDFVVPDMPGGTGQLATVMLLIISIVGTTVAPWQLFFQQSYVIDKRITPRFMKYEKVDLWIGIVIVVVGAAAMMGFTAAAFAGTDGVGQFSDAGAVAKGLADHSGKLVGVLFAIALLDASIIGAFAVSLSTAYAIGDVFGLKHSLHRGVEGAKGFYAVYAGVVCAAAAIVLVASDHTLGLLTQGVQVLAGVLLPSASVFLLLLCNDRQVLGPWTNGPRTNAFTSAVVGVLVTLSVVLTASVLFPDISSGAILDIMAGCGVVGVLAAGFAFTRRRTATKEDPIDRTGRDTWRMPPLETLARPVMSSGRKIGMGALRTYLLISMVLVVIKLVRTALGH
- a CDS encoding DUF397 domain-containing protein, with product MSAELAWFKSSYSDSDGGNCIEAARSPEIVRIRDSKDKAGPQLAFSPAAWAGFVTFAAQQPLR